In Phoenix dactylifera cultivar Barhee BC4 chromosome 1, palm_55x_up_171113_PBpolish2nd_filt_p, whole genome shotgun sequence, the genomic stretch tGACCGAGCATATCAACATCATAATCATTTATATTAGCATCCGAATAAAAAACATAGTACtttaaactttttttaaaaaataaatataaataaatattggaTTTTATGAAACCACACTGAAAATACTCGTGGCAAATTTATCTCCATTGGCGTAGAAAAAGAGGCTACTCTGTTCTTTTTGGGCTGGCAAAAGTTTCGGCCAATCTCAGGCCGGGCCTAGTTATTGGACCGAACCGGAGGCTCGATGAATTCTAGCCGCAGACGGAGGACCAAAACACTCCATCCCTTCCTCAGAGCGTCTTCACCGCCGCCGCCGTTCCGCCACGACCTTCGCCGCTCGCCGGCGACCATGAGAGGCTTCCCTCCTCCCAATCTCCGGCCCTCTCCTTCTAAAAAGCAGCCCCCTGTAGATGAGCTTCTCCTGAAACGGAGGAAACCAAGCAGACCGGATCTCGTCGGCAGCGCCAACCCACAATCGGCCCCTCTCCGCCGCGCCTCTTCGGGTAAGCCCCGTTCTCCAGCTTCAAAATCCGATTTTCTTCATGGTTTCGATGGATCCAAGAGCTGGCCGGCTTCAAAATCGCGCCTTTCCGCCGAAATCCATCAAAAAACCGCGAAATCCCTCGACCCAGTTCGTTTCTCAGAGATTCTCTCGAGAAAAGATTGGTTTTCGATGCTAAATACTGAGTTCAAATCGGTTGTGGCATATCTTTATCCCCGTTCAGCGGTGAGCTTGATACAAAATCTGGAAAACCCTCTATTCTCGCTCAAATTTTACATCTGGCTTTCTAATTTCAACGAACAATTAGCAAAAGATCAATCCGTTCGCAGGGTTTTGGCTGAAGCTCTATGGAGGAGAGGTCCAGTGGTGCTGTCTGTGGACTTATTGAAGGAGATTAAGAGCTCCGGTTGTCGAATTACGGAGGACATGCTGTGCATTTTGATATCTAGTTGGGGCCGATTAGGTCTTGCGAAGTATGTGAATGAAGTCTTTGGGCAGGTGTCATTCTTGGGATTTAGGCCGAGCACCCTGGTCTACAACTCGGTGATCGATGCATTGGTTAAAGCTAATTCACTTGATTTGGCCTATTTTAAGTTCCAGCAGATGCCATCTGACAACTGCTCGCCGGATTGTTTCACTTACAATAGTCTCATCCATGGAGTATGCAAGCTGGGTATTGTTGAAGAAGCTCTTCGGTTGGTGAGGCAGATGGAGAGTTCAGGATACCCACCTAATGTCTTCACCTACACTATATTGGTGGATGGATTTTGCAATGCAAAGAAGGTGGAGGAGGCATTTCGGGTCTTAGAGACGATGAAGAAGAGAAATGTGGCTCCTAATGAAGCCACTTTCCGGTCATTGATTCATGGCGCATTTCGGTGCTTGGAACCACACAAGGCGTATGAAATGTTATGTGGGCATTTAGAGCGAGAACCAGTTCTACAGGAGCATGCATGTAGCACTATTTTGTATTGCCTTTCCAAGTGTAGTATGGCAAGAGAGGCTAGAGGGTTTATGAGTAGGGTGGGCCAAAGGGGTTATTTTCCGGATGCTGCAACATTTAATGTAGTGATGGCTTGTATGGTGAAGGGTCTGGGATTGAGTGATGTCTGTGAGATGTTGGACCATTACAGAAAAGGAGGCGGCAAACCTGGATTTAGTACATATCTTATGGTTATCAATTCTTTGTTAAAGGAGGGATGGGTTGTGGAGGCAAATCTGTATTTGAAACACATGGTCTTGGATGGACTTGTATCTAGTGTAGTATCGTATAACATGCTGATCGATTGCTTTGTCAAAGCTGAGATGATGGATAAGGCAATGGAGATTTTTGAAGAAATGCATGGGAAGGGTTTTCGTCCGAACCTCATTACATTCAATACTCTTATCAGTGGCCATTCTAGGGTTGGGGATGCAAGTATGGCAAGAGATGTTCTAAAGATGCTTCTGGAGCATGGTTTTAAGCCAGATGTTGTTACATTCAGCTCTATAATTGATGGGCTTTGCCGGGTCCACCAGATGGATGATGCTTTTGATTGTTTCAATGAGATGATAGAATGGGGTGTTTCTCCAAATGCTGTCACATACAACATACTAATCCGTTCTCTTTGTGCAGTTGGGGATGTCCGCAGATCAATGAAACTTTTCAGAAGGAtgaaagaagaaggcattgatccAGATGTCTTTTCTTTTAATCCCCTAATTGTAAGCTTTTGTAAGATGAAAAAGATTGAGAAGGCACAGAACCTTTTTGATGCTATGTTGAGATTTGGTGTGGCCCCAGACAGTTATACATATAATGCTTTTATCAAATCTTTATGTGATGCAAGGAAAATTGAAGAGGCCAAAGAAACTGTACTCATCATGGAGTTAAATGGCTGCACTCCAAATTCTTATTCATATGGCTCAATTGTTCATGCCCTTACTTCTTCGGGCAACTTAGAAGAGGCTCGAGAGTTAATTAGCAAATGCGAAAGGAAGGGAATTCATATAAATCCCCTTCCTAATCTGAAGATAGAATCTGAAATCACTGACAGAGTTGTCAACAGCTGattcaaattatttcatggttgaAACTAATTCTTCAACAGACATAGATTACAGCTTCTTTATTAAAGGTTGTTTTACCAAAGGCATATCAGTTATGCCATCAAAtcatctcaaccctactaaagGGTGAAGCAGGGGCTCCATTCAACAATCTCAGCCCACTGTGACTTGGCTTCTGGATAATTACTTTTGTGTATTCATACATGATATCTTGCCATGTTACTTTTGCATGATATGCCTGCGCTACCACAAGATGATTGGTATTTGTCTATGAAATGAAGCCAATGTTTCTGACTGCAGCCTCAGCTCTTCAAACATACAGGTAAGCTGTTGCTGCAAACAGTAATTATTTATCTTATTAACATTTTTTCTTACCTTGCTGTGTTCCTTAATAATAGCCATGGGACTAATTGGATGCTGCTCTCATTCTCTATTTTTCTATGTAAAGGAGAAGAACTAGGAAAAAGACACGGAGAAAAAAAGGATTTGGATGGGAATGATGAAAATTGATTCATTGTTCTCACTTTGAAGGGGAATATGACCTGAACAATAAATGCcaatgcattcacaattttgtcTACAAACAGCTAGGGTAAGTCTTACTGTTTATGCTTCAAGACATAAACTTctatatatctatctatatcTACATCAgtgcctatatatatatatatatatatatatattctagaATATACAAAAAGGGATGCATAAGTGAAAaccattttcaatttttcacttTTCTGTTTGCTTCTGTATGGCCaatgatgaaaaaataaatttgtaCAGTCTAAAACCTTTTTTCCTGCTAAAATCTGGAAACATTTGCGTAGGTGTTTCAACATATCCTTTCAATGATTCCTTCTCTTTGTTATAATTATAATGATATTCTTTTTTGAAAAGGTGGGTattagaagaaagagagaaagaaagactcAAATCACTTGATAGTTGTTGACCGTAGTACAACCTAGCTGATGAATAAACCTTTTGAATTAATGGAGTATTCCTTTGCCTTATTGCTAACTCTGCTATGCATAATGCAAACACCCAGCATGGCTGGACGTTGGCATATTAAACCATGTTTCTCACTTCAGAAGCAGCTTGAACTGTCTCttcaaaataaacatatttagTATATATACTTTTGCATTTACTGTCTAATAAGTAACTGCGAAAAAAATACATAAAGTAAATTGGGAATTATGTCTATTGAATCTACTCCAAACAATTAATGTATGAAATCACTGTCATCCAtcaaattcttcttcctctagAGTAAACCATGTGCATTCTAGTAAGAACAACATGGAGCTATTAGTCAAGGCATTTGACTCTGTATCAACAGAACCACCCAAGTATGGTCAGCATGCATGTTTAATGGCAATCAAATGTAAAACAATATTATGGGTAGGGCTGTGACATTTATCTCAAGTTTCAGAGCGCCCAGGAATTTTGGTAAATTGGATCTTCATTTTACTAAAACTCTCCTCTGTTTGTGATAGAAAAATACACTATATCTTGTGGGacataatttttttgtttaaaagtgAGAATGTTTGTTTGATTGATATGGTATGAGGTGTGCAACAGTCAAGTATTTTTCTTTGCATATGATGGGGAAGAAAAACAGAAGTTTCTCTATAGATGATCATGAGAATAGTGGTGTGTTTCTTATTCGTATATGGCTGCCTGATGATAAAGAGTCCTTAGGTACAATTGAAAATGATTTGATGGTTTTCTAGGTAACACGTTGAGTAACAAAGCCTACGAATTTCTAGCGATAAAATTGAAACTGTTTTAATATTGTAGAATCTTTTGTTTCTGTCTCATAAAACATGATGTTGGTGAGCTTTTGCAAATTCCAGAATCTAATCTGAGATTCAGGATGAGGTATTCCTCATGATACAATATAAGCTGATTTTGAATTGTAAATTTTTATAAGATCTAGTAACATGACAATCTTCGGCCTATATTATTGCCAACAACATCAGTTTTTCTTTCTGACAGGAAGAAAGTAATGACTAGGTGAAATTGTTCCCATCAAATAGAATAAGTAGCTGATTTCTCCTACGAAGAAGTATCAACCAAGTTAGATAATGATGTTCCTTCTCCTAATACAGTCATACAGatgcatatacatatgcatacatGCCATTGCTGTTAATTTAAGCAGGGGATGTTTGGAAAGTCATGGGAGGCTTGACTTCAAAATGACAGTTTGGACATAAACTGCTCAAAATTTTTCTGTGGAGCTTTTTTTTTCAACTGTGCTCAATAGCTATTTTGATGGATATGTTTGTGTTGCTGCTGCAATTCATCTTGTATTCCTTTTCAACAGCGGCCTAAATACTTTCTTTACGTGATGACTCTAGTGGCCATTCTCGCAACGTGCTTCTCATAGTCCTGATTAGTGTGTTTTTTCTAATGTGCAGATTGGTCAAGAGTTGGAAAAATTGCTGATCTACAAAGAATTCACTCCACTGCAAAAAATTGCCgtgctttgattttttttttcttctttttcctcctttaTGTCAACTTTGTGATGTAATTTTTTTGACAATAAACCTTGTGGCtcattcttttattaaagactaatGTAAGATGGAACAAAATTTGATCTCTTTGTCAAGAAAAGAAGTTGATCTAGCAATCACATTTGACAATTCtgagttgaaaaaaaaaagaagctctgAACGGATTTCGTTTTTCCAGTAAAAAAATGAATTCACTTGTAGGATTTGTTAACAACAGTTATTGCTAAAGGTGGGAATCAGGTTGGTTGCTGGTTTGGTTCAGATCTGAACTTAATACCAAGATAACCCAACCTATATGTAGACCCAGCATTATCATGACCCGATCCGAATTggcaaattaattagattggctcggatgaggaacaagtatGCTCGAAAGCTAGTTGAattgtgaaaaaaaaatcttgcaaaTTGGCATTAAGCCAAAGAATGACATAAAACGAGCACAAGCGTGCAGTGGAAATATAGCCCAACTTGGATTGTTACCAGCCCTAGTCTAGTCCTGTATGAATTGTAAAATCACCATCTGCAACAAAACCCGATCTCGAACCCGATAATCCAATGGATCTAATCATGGTCCAAATTTTACAGGACTGGACCCAATCTCAGAACCCTAGAGTCCAATTGATCTGATCAGCTCTGGCTTTTATGCCAGAATGGACCCGGTTTAACCCTTGCCTACTTTAGCAGCAACCAATCCAAACCCCGATCCATTATTTCCGTTATTACCCttacttaaaataaatatgacagCCAGTAGAAGAACTGATATCTATGAAATATTTGAAAGAGTAGGGAGATTTATGGAAAATGGACTGTACGTCCTCTCCGCCCAAGCTTATCTCTACCGTCCGGCCGTCTCCTTTCTTCAAGGCTTTTTATAACTCTAGAGTCGTCGCCTTCTCCTCCTACCCAGCGACTGTGCGACTGCCGAAGCCTAAccttaaccctaaccctagagttCTCTCTCCGATGGCTTGGGCGACGCGGTTCCTGTCGGCGGTGGCGTTCCTGGCGGTCGGAGTGGTCTTCGCGCCGGACCTGTTCGGGTCGGGGCCggcctcccccgccgccgccgtctCCGTCGCCAAGATCGCCCATCTCCTCTGCTTCGCCACCTGCTGGGGCTCCGCCCTCTGGGTCACCTTCATCGGCGGCATCATCATGTTCAAGTATGCCTCCTAGTCCTCAAAATATCCAGCCTTTTTCATTGCTTTTGAGGAAATTTTGAGAAAATTCGGAAAATCTTGCCAaagcttctttttattttattttatttggattTATGAAGTAAGATGATGGAATTTGGCAAAGCGTTAGTTAAAAGTCCTCCCTTTTTCTGATAATTTAGTTGTTGTTTTATTTGGATTTTGATTTatcttgggaaaaaaaattgaaggtaTTTGCCGAGGCACCAGTTTGGGAATCTACAGAGCAAGATGTTTCCGGCGTACTTCATGTTGATATCGGTGTGTGCGGCGATCTCGGTGATGGCATTCGCCTACCTCCACCCATGGAAGTCGGCATCGTCCCTTGAGAGATACCAGCTTGGGTTCCTTCTCTCTGCCCTTTTCTTCAATCTCTCCAACCTCCTTATCTTCACCCCCATGACCATCGAGGTAATCCACTATTTTGATCCTTACTCCCTCTATTTACACAGGATAGGTTTGTTTTTGATGTAAAAGATTGGGCTTCAATAGCTCATTAATTTGGTGGTTGGGGTCGGTATGACGAAAATGAATCAGTGATTGAAGTAGGTTGAAAGCTCGTTGGAATTTATTCCATTGTCTCTTACCGAGCAATAGTGGTTTTATGAGTTGCAGAGTAAATTATATTCTCAAGGCGAAGCTGAGTCTAGCGTTGTTTGCTTCCGGGATAAATTTGAATAAAGGTCTCTTTTTCAACTTTATTCAACCAAACAATGTTTCGGGCAACCCAACGAAGCCCCAGTAATGATGGACATTTTTGGTATTCATTTAGCTTTAACCAGGTTAAAACTATTTGGTAGGGTGGTTAAGTGCAGGCAACAGACACTTGTGTGTGGTGGGGGGCGGTTCGAATAGTTTTACCTGGTTATCGAGGGGTAAGTAGTTTTTTGGATGAAGTTATTCACACATGCTGGTCAAAATTATTCAGGCACCAAACAGGGTGAATTGTCATTAGATTATAGCTATCCAAGGAGATGGAGAAACATTATTTTCATGTAGATATTCCTTCTCTAGTTAATGGTTTGTGTAACTCTGACAGCAGttggaagtttttttttttaaaaaaaattactaaaggATGGTTGATAGTttaaaatgggtttcaacttATCAGCAATGATAGTTATATCCTGCACATCAGAAGAAGATAAACAAAAGAAATACAcatcttatttgatgaattGAATGAAAGCTGCAACAACTGGCAAAAGGAAGTGTTTTAGGACAAATTGATGCCTTTGGCTGCTCAATGCTAAGGTCTTGATACTTCCTAAGTCGATTCTTTTATTTTCATGATTCTCaacatttat encodes the following:
- the LOC103712493 gene encoding putative pentatricopeptide repeat-containing protein At3g16890, mitochondrial, with amino-acid sequence MRGFPPPNLRPSPSKKQPPVDELLLKRRKPSRPDLVGSANPQSAPLRRASSGKPRSPASKSDFLHGFDGSKSWPASKSRLSAEIHQKTAKSLDPVRFSEILSRKDWFSMLNTEFKSVVAYLYPRSAVSLIQNLENPLFSLKFYIWLSNFNEQLAKDQSVRRVLAEALWRRGPVVLSVDLLKEIKSSGCRITEDMLCILISSWGRLGLAKYVNEVFGQVSFLGFRPSTLVYNSVIDALVKANSLDLAYFKFQQMPSDNCSPDCFTYNSLIHGVCKLGIVEEALRLVRQMESSGYPPNVFTYTILVDGFCNAKKVEEAFRVLETMKKRNVAPNEATFRSLIHGAFRCLEPHKAYEMLCGHLEREPVLQEHACSTILYCLSKCSMAREARGFMSRVGQRGYFPDAATFNVVMACMVKGLGLSDVCEMLDHYRKGGGKPGFSTYLMVINSLLKEGWVVEANLYLKHMVLDGLVSSVVSYNMLIDCFVKAEMMDKAMEIFEEMHGKGFRPNLITFNTLISGHSRVGDASMARDVLKMLLEHGFKPDVVTFSSIIDGLCRVHQMDDAFDCFNEMIEWGVSPNAVTYNILIRSLCAVGDVRRSMKLFRRMKEEGIDPDVFSFNPLIVSFCKMKKIEKAQNLFDAMLRFGVAPDSYTYNAFIKSLCDARKIEEAKETVLIMELNGCTPNSYSYGSIVHALTSSGNLEEARELISKCERKGIHINPLPNLKIESEITDRVVNS
- the LOC103712473 gene encoding transmembrane protein 205-like — its product is MDCTSSPPKLISTVRPSPFFKAFYNSRVVAFSSYPATVRLPKPNLNPNPRVLSPMAWATRFLSAVAFLAVGVVFAPDLFGSGPASPAAAVSVAKIAHLLCFATCWGSALWVTFIGGIIMFKYLPRHQFGNLQSKMFPAYFMLISVCAAISVMAFAYLHPWKSASSLERYQLGFLLSALFFNLSNLLIFTPMTIEMMKKRHKVERELSIGDEVGRSKNMEVAKSNPQLAGMNKKFGMIHGLSSLANIMAFGSLAMHSWYLAGKVQL